The following proteins are co-located in the Malassezia restricta chromosome II, complete sequence genome:
- a CDS encoding SAGA complex subunit spt20 → MATSASVYNYERTTRQILKRHRKDPASFILHLHPQFMRFEKQDGYFLLESRTTDFLDYLCRQIIPVDLMDVFQQAGVPFFEGCLIVEVHDHRKPCPGSGTSLNHFGPDGRRLYPSNTSLYYLREGGRYGTQANNGACRFLSLKDETSPSPEGVEIYRMILRSSDETIWNDLRMMDIKAGGVWSDEDALRIESQILHLTAPPLCLTPDSHVTRIANTMLSSTMPSAFHAGSASRPHSRVDRATGHKLNSVELEQVENRDARRLQIMNMMRHGWSSTTQNDLPGESKAGMSRSSCLETLRKMRQNYAETAQEGPTVVPVTQNISDKSEAKKIPAATRKKRSKGNDESNTPDTKNAAASSTEAQRVRTKRRKKDASPVEDKTKSKSDMSPARAESKTPSSPFIPGPSDSNNLSNTSVSTILSPTSKGKSSPLVLPGGTELNKTPKITNSPILPSGKVKPTFSSGLFNSWNQQNS, encoded by the exons AtggcgacgtcggcgtctGTGTATAACTACGAGCGTACGACGCGTCAGATTCTTAAGCGACACAGAAAAGATCCGGCTAGCTTTATCCTACACTTACACCCCCAGTTCATGCGCTTTGAGAAGCAG GATGGCTACTTTTTGTTGGAATCACGCACCACCGACTTTCTTGACTATCTCTGCAGACAAATTATACCCGTGGATTTGATGGACGTTTTTCAACAAGCCGGTGTACCGTTCTTCGAGGGATGCTTGATCGTCGAGGTACACGATCATCGCAAACCTTGTCCTGGCTCGGGCACCAGCTTGAACCATTTTGGCCCAGACGGTCGTCGTCTGTATCCTTCAAATACATCCCTGTATTATTTACGTGAAGGCGGTCGCTATGGCACGCAAGCCAACAATGGTGCTTGTCGTTTTCTGTCATTGAAAGATGAAACAAGTCCTAGTCCCGAAGGCGTGGAAATCTACCGCATGATCCTTCGGTCCTCAGATGAAACCATCTGGAATGACCTGCGCATGATGGATATCAAGGCTGGTGGGGTATGGAGCGATGAAGATGCCCTGCGGATTGAATCACAGATCTTACATCTCACCGCCCCGCCTTTGTGCCTCACGCCAGACTCACATGTAACTCGTATCGCTAATACCATGCTCAGCAGTACCATGCCATCTGCATTCCACGCCGGTAGTGCTTCAAGGCCGCATAGTCGAGTGGACAGGGCTACTGGCCACAAACTCAACAGTGTCGAActcgagcaagtcgagaATCGAGACGCCCGAAGGCTGCAAATCATGAATATGATGAGGCATGGATGGTCATCAACTACTCAGAATGATCTGCCAGGCGAGTCCAAGGCGGGCATGTCTAGGTCTTCTTGCCTTGAGACTCTAAGGAAGATGCGTCAAAACTACGCCGAGACTGCACAGGAAGGGCCAACCGTCGTGCCTGTCACGCAAAATATATCTGACAAGTCTGAAGCGAAGAAGATACCCGCTGCTACACGCAAAAAGCGCAGCAAAGGTAATGACGAATCTAATACGCCCGATACCAAAAAtgctgctgcttcttcaACGGAAGCACAGCGAGTGCGTACGAAACGTCGCAAAAAGGACGCATCTCCTGTTGAAGACAAAACTAAATCCAAGTCCGATATGTCCCCTGCTAGGGCAGAGTCCAAAACACCATCTTCGCCATTTATACCGGGTCCCTCAGACTCAAACAACCTATCCAATACCAGTGTGTCTACTATTTTGTCTCCTACATCTAAAGGCAAGTCCAGCCCACTTGTCCTGCCTGGTGGGACTGAATTGAACAAAACACCCAAAATAACGAATTCTCCCATCTTACCCTCAGGCAAAGTGAAGCCAACGTTCTCGTCCGGCTTATTCAATTCATGGAACCAGCAAAACAGCTAG
- a CDS encoding E3 SUMO-protein ligase PIAS1: MVYTVERKNPSRSVATPRRWAMDLVPVTDVCEYIQTLKVAELKEHIKEFNGRLPFCPHMRLSGNKNDLVQRLTEAVVMACANIQSYQEMLAVIRPLGFDEWCMDHVHLRRAMSRYRACYGCAPTADQGGHDSAALPSVTMRSAATDAANPMTWTAPTQGLTPRSLKQLRFWSSPFYEVLEFVSSIVQVPEAPPSTGRRQVGMSFTLSQQQVDQLRDTQHLHQLRLFCTTFDHFMASVSPSHQAAPVEFPFTCDARINDHSLNVNLRGNKKHAGRVSPPNLNRNGHLSMQPGKLNRVELSYANSPARHTMVVALCKITTAEYLTEQLKLRRYRSKEAVMAMMREKAKDEDIETGASTLKLTCPLTYMRMSIPCRSNTCDHIQCFDALSFYSMNEQSPQWQCPVCSKDIRSEDLHMDGYVEDILRRVPADCEAVLVESDGTWHTADDQYHTDSPFIKQPVSAPPLPMDDDDTPDNSPMPSTHASPPHGFAQPKEELATPPVTPSIPISVPPPESEAPPPSHVIDLTLSSDEDM; encoded by the coding sequence ATGGTGTACACTGTGGAGAGAAAAAATCCGTCTCGGAGCGTGGcgacgccacgacgctgggCGATGGATCTCGTGCCAGTGACAGATGTGTGTGAATACATTCAGACGCTCAAAGTGGCGGAGTTGAAAGAGCACATCAAGGAATTCAATGGGCGCCTGCCTTTTTGCCCACATATGCGGTTGTCAGGCAACAAGAACGACTTGGTCCAGCGACTCACCGAAGCGGTTGTCATGGCATGTGCCAACATACAGTCGTATCAGGAAATGCTGGCGGTAATTAGACCTTTGGGATTCGATGAATGGTGCATGGATCATGTACATTTACGGCGCGCGATGAGTCGATACAGAGCATGCTATGGCTGTGCGCCTACGGCTGACCAGGGCGGTCacgacagcgccgcgctgccaTCCGTGACGATGCGTTCTGCCGCCACAGACGCTGCGAATCCCATGACATGGACAGCTCCGACCCAAGGCTTGACGCCACGGTCGCTCAAGCAGCTTCGGTTTTGGTCGTCGCCCTTCTACGAGGTCCTCGAATTCGTTTCGTCCATTGTGCAGGTGCCAGAGGCTCCTCCCTCGACGGGTCGTCGCCAGGTCGGCATGTCGTTCACTCTTTCACAGCAGCAGGTGGACCAGCTCCGTGATACCCAGCATCTGCACCAGTTGCGTTTGTTCTGTACGACGTTTGATCACTTTATGGCCTCTGTCTCGCCATCCCACCAGGCAGCCCCCGTCGAGTTTCCATTTACATGCGATGCCCGCATCAATGATCACTCTTTGAATGTCAATCTACGAGGAAATAAAAAACATGCAGGCCGCGTCTCGCCACCAAACCTGAATCGGAACGGGCACTTGTCCATGCAGCCGGGCAAGTTGAATCGAGTTGAACTGTCTTACGCTAATTCGCCCGCTCGCCATACCATGgtcgtggcgctgtgcaAAATCACAACAGCAGAATACCTCACAGAGCAGCTGAAGCTTCGTCGGTACCGCTCCAAAGAGGCCGTCATGGCTATGATGCGCGAAAAGGCCAAAGATGAAGACATTGAGACAGGCGCATCGACCCTTAAGCTGACATGTCCGTTGACCTACATGCGCATGAGCATTCCATGTCGCTCAAATACCTGTGATCACATCCAATGCTTCGATGCGCTGAGTTTCTACTCGATGAACGAGCAGTCTCCTCAGTGGCAGTGCCCTGTATGCAGCAAAGATATCAGGTCAGAGGATTTGCACATGGATGGCTACGTGGAAGACATTCTGCGCCGGGTACCAGCCGACTGCGAAGCCGTGCTTGTCGAGTCAGATGGCACATGGCACACTGCCGACGACCAATACCATACTGACTCTCCTTTTATCAAACAGCCCGTGTCAGCACCTCCGCTGCCTatggacgatgatgacACGCCCGATAACTCGCCCATGCCATCAACGCATGCGTCTCCTCCTCATGGATTTGCACAACCTAAAGAGGAACTGGCAACACCTCCCGTCACACCTAGCATACCCATTTCTGTACCGCCGCCTGAGTCAGAGGCACCACCCCCCAGCCACGTCATTGACTTGACCCTGAGTAGTGACGAAGACATGTAA